CAAGTTGGCAACCCCAAAGGAAACACACTTCAATGGCAGCACGATCGCTCGATTTCTGCTGGAACGCCTTGCTGGTGGCGCATTTCCCTACTAGATGAAACATTATTTGGCAGGCTAACTCACCTCTGGCTAAACTTGAACACTCAAAAGTCCTGGCATCTAGGGGCAGCAGATTTGGACGTAATCAATATTTTGGGTACGCCACAAGCCACCCAACCCTGGGCGAACTTTTCAACCTATGCTCAACTTTACGAACAAGCATCAGACTGCGATCGCCTGATTCATCTGAAATTCTACACACCTACTACCTTTCGAGTCACAAACTATGACTGTGCCTTACCAACCAAAGAACTTGTATTTCAAAGCCTACTCAAACGATGGAATCAATACAGCCAAATCTCCTTTCAAAAAACATTAATCGAACCGATTTATCCTAGCTTTTTTGACATTCGGACTGAAATTGCGATCGACAATCGCAGTAAATTTATTGGCTGTGTGGGAAACATCACCTTTCAAATCTTGGGAGACATTGATCCATCGACGATTCAGCAGATTAATACACTTGCAGATTTTGCTGTTTTTGCAGG
Above is a genomic segment from Neosynechococcus sphagnicola sy1 containing:
- the cas6 gene encoding CRISPR-associated endoribonuclease Cas6, giving the protein MPYSLVLNLLPRSPIPQAHLSGRHLHALFLDLVQAIDPALANALHQQQSEKAFTLSPLQVGNPKGNTLQWQHDRSISAGTPCWWRISLLDETLFGRLTHLWLNLNTQKSWHLGAADLDVINILGTPQATQPWANFSTYAQLYEQASDCDRLIHLKFYTPTTFRVTNYDCALPTKELVFQSLLKRWNQYSQISFQKTLIEPIYPSFFDIRTEIAIDNRSKFIGCVGNITFQILGDIDPSTIQQINTLADFAVFAGIGRKTPMGMGMVRRHPRKS